The genomic region AACAAAACAAGCAAGCGAGTGAGTGGAAGGTATAAGGATTTGGATGATTTACAGCATCTTTGAAAACTTAATTGAGAAGTGTACATAAGTAGATAATGGGTTCGCTCATATCAAAAGAAAGGCCAGACCAGCTCAGAGAAACTGAGTTTTTTCTTGAAAACTTGGTTTCTTTACACGATTTGTTCACATGAGGGTCCGTGTCATCTGAATCATCTGTTTAATCCGTGATTAAGACAACAGTCATGCACACCCCTCAATTAATGTCGTCTATGAAAAGGAAAAAGAGAAATGTCAAGTATTACAAAAATTCAGCAAGCGATTCTGTCTCTTCCTGAAGCCGATTACCTTCAATTGAGGCATTGGTTTAATGAATTAGACTGGGAAAAGTGGGATCGGCAGATTGAAGCGGATTCAGAAAGTGGAAAATTGGATTTCCTGATCGCCGATGCCTTTGAAGCGACAAAAAAGGGTACGCTTAAGGAACTCTAAAAGAAAATGTAAAGCACGAAAATAATTCGCAGGTGCTTGCAGCCCGACTTATCGGAGGGCGGAACTTCCCCGCCCGTGCTTGCTAGTATGAGTTGGATGAACTGACTCGTACCAAGTTTTTGTTGCATGATTTCTTAACATAAATCTTATGGAAAATAGATTGTCAACTCACTAGAAAGTTTCAAATTTGAATCGTACAAGTAACGAAGGCGTAACGCTTTCGGCGGAGCAGCAGACAGTCTTTAACTGGCTCAACGACGAACTGGAGCTGCCGGTGTATGCAGAGGCATACAAAGGCGCATTAAATCTCCTAGACAAAAAATCCCCGGGCTACATTACATTTGTTTCCCACGCAGGCAGAGATTTGATGAATGGTCTTGCTCGGTTGGGGATCGAACGCGAACAGGTTCAATACGCGAATCGCTTGGATGAGCTACAGAACCATTGGGAAGATGAGTGGGGAACAGCAGGAGTTGATAAAATAGATAACCCTGAAAACGGTCATTTAATCCCTTATGAAGTTTGTGAACAAATACAAGGCCTGATTGATGAACACAGAGCAGGGCGTCTCCGACCCTCAGAGGCAGCAATCCTTTTCTTTAGTAACTTTTTGGATTATGCCTACGCAGAGGAAATCCCCCGGAATCTTTTGACGGAATGGCTGAACACAAGAGAATGGTTTATGGGACATGCCCATCTACGCGATAGCGCGTTTGAAATGGATGCGTCAACTGAAGTGGAAAGGCATTTTCAGACACTTGATGATTTGCTGTACAACGCTGCAAGCAGTGAACTTGAGCGGATAAGGAGTCTCCATGAAATCTTGGAAGAAACCAACGAATGAAATGATAGATGAGACCCTGAAACTCGTCAAAAAGGGAACCGGCCGTCGATATTTTTTCTCTCGATTGAAAAACCCACTGTGGATACAACCGCTTGTTGAACGAGGCTATTTTCAGTCACCTCCAAATATTAGATACTTTGATGATGATTATATTCAATTTCCTTCATGGCCCCAACTTCAATACCTCAAGAATATATCCCGTGATGTGCCCGATGAAGTTATTAATCTGATATTGGATCTCCCCAAAGTCGATAATCCAAGCGTCTATAATGAGATTTTGGAAATTGCACTCCAGCTTCACGGTGAACAGTCCGTGAAACTAAAGCCCAAAATACTTGAATCAATAGATATAGACCACCAGTTCTTGCCGCATAGATACGGGGATTTATTAGCCCACTGGACCGCGGAGAATCAAACATCGGCCGCATTGGAACTTTCAAAAATACTAATTGAATTTGCACCCGACATTCAATCAAAGGCCAAGGAAAAACGTCGAAGAAAGAATCCGACAAACTTTGGTACGTTCTACGAGACATCACTTGAACCATCACCCCGGATTGGCATCTTGGAATACAGTGAGATAATGTCCAAAGGAGTCCGTCCCCTTGCTGAAAAGGAGCCTTACCAAGTTGCCCGCCTCCTTATTGATGCCACAGCGAATGTGATTCGTTTACGAACGCATCGGCAGGATTTTAATCAAGGGGTAGACAACTCCGAGGCATGGTGTGAGCGGCTTCAAGGATTGGATGCCGGCTACGAAGATCCCGATAAAACGCTCGTGTATACCCTGACCTTTGCTTGTGAGCAGGTTTACAAAAAATCTCCTGATTCGGTTGTGGCTTTGGACAAAGTTCTGCGGAATCAACAGTGGGAAATTTTCAAACGCTTGCGCCAGCACCTATATGCCCAATACCCAAACGAACAAACCAAATCGTGGATTCGGGAATCAATTCTAGGGCATGAAGGTTACGATCGGCGGGAACATCATTACGAATTCCAGCGGATGATACGGAGAGCCTGTGAGTACTTTGGCACCTCATTACTTACTGAAGCGGAGCGTGTGCCAATCTTTGATGCCATCCGGAGCGGTCCATCGAAAGCCAATTATCAAGCATGGCTGGGTAAGGAATTCACCGAGGAGAGGTTTCAGCAATTTCAACGCGCTTTCCATGGAAAGCAATCCAAACCCTTTGAACCTCTACTATTTGGTGAATATGCAACCTACTTTCGAGAGTTGGAAGATAAAACCACCGATCCAATTTCTGATGAGGATTATCCACCAGTTGAAACAATGGGCGGAGCTGTGTCTAATCGTAGTCCACTCTCACTTGAAGACCTTGAAAAACTCACAGATGAGGAATTACTCGCTGCCATAAAAGAATGGGAGAAACAAGGTGGGCATGTAGATTTCGCTATTGAAGGTCTCGCCAATACATTTCAAACCTTTTTCAAAGAGACGATTATCCCGTCTGCTAGTAGACTCCGGTTCTGGCTGGATAATCTCAAAGGGATGCACCCTATATACGTGCGGGCGATGATTGAGGGAATGCGGTTGCGCGTGAAGGGAAAGAACTTTGACAACCTGAACGAGTGCTTGACATCTAGTGAGTGGACACTTTCACATACAAATCAAGACAAATATAGAATTGACGACGAATCTCGAGAGAATCGTGAATGGTATAGTTTACGAGAAATAGTCCTAGGCTTTATCAATACATGTCTGGAAAAGGAGGTGAACGTACCGGTTGAAGCTCGGGAGCGACTTGCCAAGCTTCTAAAAATGCTTTGCACACAATACGATCGGCATTTGGATCAGCAGGAGGAAGACCTTTTGAACCGAAACGACCTAATTGATGAAGCTATCAACAATACGCGGGGGCGGGCACTAGAGGCACTGCTCCAATTCGGTTTCTGGTTACGGCGGCACGATTCGGATTCCGAAGTCTCCGAGGTAACGATGATTCTTGAAAAACGCTTCGTCCCGGAAGTTGAGCGTCCTTTGACGTTGCCGGAATATGCTATTCTAGGTAGAGACTATCGTGCGATTTTTAGTCTCAATAAGGTATGGGCAATAAAGCATAAATCAGACCTTTTCCCACAGGACAAGTTGCCTGCATGGCTAGCAGCTTTTAGCAGTTTTTTACACTATAATCCCCCTTTCGAGCGCATCTGTGAAATCTTTCAAGACGACTTCGATTTTGCGCTGCAATATCTAGCTGACTCAAAAAAACGAGATACTTCCGATGAAAAACAGACGAATATTTTTGGGCGTCACCTGAAGCAAAATAGTCCCGAGGAAAAACTTGCAGAGGGACTCGGTCGTCACCTGTTCACCTACTATTTGTGGGGGATATATCCACTCAGAGAATCGGTAGAGAACAACGAGCAATGTTCCCTGCTTGAACGATATTACCAAGCGACTGATAACAACCGAGATCGCTGGGCGAATTTGTTCAACTATGTTGGTCGTATCTTGCGGAGTACAAGTGAGCAGCTGGATAAGGACCTGAAAGATAGAACCATTGCCTTCTTTGATTGGCGTCTTGAAGTGGGTGAACCAAGGGAACTTCAACACTTCACCTTCTGGCTGAAAGCCAAGTGCCTAGATGCTGAGTGGCGGTTGGATGCCTACTCCAAGGTTCTGGATGTCTGCAAGGTAGAAGGTGTCTCAATCGCTATGCAGGTGGAAACTTTGTGTGAACTACTCCCAAACCACACCGCGAAGGTGCTTGAATGCTTCGCCAAGCTGACCGATAGAAGTGGCGATAACAATATCTACATTCGGACGGAGGAAGCAAAAACCATACTAAGGGCAGGCTTCAAAAGCAGTGACGAAAGCGTGCGTCAGAATGCAGAACGCGCCCACGAAAACCTACTCCGTGAGAGCAGATTTGATTTATTAGATCTGGACGATTGAGGATGCCCTACAAAAGACGACTGAATATCTGGACAGACTGAATAAGCAAAGCCACTCCACTAGCCTAACATGCTCATAAAACGCTATCAAACCTGGATCCTCGCCGGCATATCCGGCATCCTACTCATCCTCAGCTTCCCAAGTTTCAACCTCTACCCGCTTGCGTGGATCAGCCTTATCCCCCTACTGATCGCCCTACAATCCACGTCCACTTGGAAATCCGCCTTTCTACACGGCTACCTCACCGGCGCGATCTTCTTCCTCGGACTGATCTACTGGATCGCCCTGCTCTATCCCTTCGCAAACATCTTCCTCACCACATTCGCCTGCCTACTGCTAGCTGGTTATCTCGCAGTGTACTTCGGTATCTTTTCCGTGCTGCTACATGGACTGCCGTGGAAATCCGGTCTGCCCTTTATCTTCACCGTATCTACAATCTGGATAGGATTAGAATGGGTGTGCAGCTGGTTTCTGACAGGTTTCCCATGGGGCAGCATGGGCTATACACAATGGAACAACCTGCCAGCAATCCAGATCGCATCAATCACAGGCGTGCACGGTGTCAGTTTCATCGTTGTCCTCCTCAACACCACAATCGCAGATATAATCCACACCCATTTCATATCAAAAAACCAATCAACTACCTCTAAAACCTCAGTCGCAGCAACTAAGGGAAAAGCCTTTGTCTCGTCCTTATTACGTTTCACGCATCACGCATCACGCTTCATTCCCATCGTGATTGTCATCGCCTGCCTTATCTACGGTGCACAAGTGTTATCCAAGCCCATTAAGACCGCCTCAGATGTTAAAATTGCCCTTGTACCGGGAAACGTCCCGCAGATCGAAAAGTGGGATCGGGCATACTGGTCCCAAATCTTCGAGAGATATATGAATCTGGTAAAAGCAGCAGACACCGAAGAACCCGATCTCATTATCCTACCCGAAACCGCCCTGCGTGGTGAAATCTTCGTTTTGGAAGGGAATGTCTACCTCCCAAGATTGAAACAGATTTTAGAAGAACAGCAGATATACCTACTCACAGGACTGGCTGACTACACAGCCGCACCGAAAATATATAACAGCGTGCATCTGCTATCCCCAACCGGTGAAAAACTTGGTAGCTACTCCAAGATGCACCTTGTCCCCTTTGGAGAGTACGTCCCGATCACCCGTCACCTCCCCAACTTTATCCAACTACCCACCGGATTTGAGGCAGGCAAGTCAATTGATCTCTTCCCAATCCCCAATTCTGAAAATCGCCAGATGGGAGCTGTTATCTGCTTTGAATCCGTGTTCCCAGATCTGTTCCGCAAATTCGTTAAGAAAGGGGCTTCCGTGATGGGAATCCTTACCAACGATGCGTGGTTCGACGGAACAGCAGCCCCAGAACAGCATCTTGCCATGGCACCCTTCCGCGCTGTCGAGAACCGTGTAGCTGTTTTCCGTTGCGCCAACGGCGGTATATCGTGTATAATTGATGCGCTCGGCAGGACAACCGCGCCGCCGATCCAAGCTAATGATACAGAAAACTTCCTAGTAGCGAGGATTCCATTAAGCAATCACGGGGGAACCGTTTATACGCGCTACGGCGATTGGTTCCCGATTCTGTGTTTCCTTGTGAGCGGACTCATAATTCTCTATCATCATCGAACTTGGATCGCCGCCAAGCTCAGGCGGGACGATACCACGTAGCACTATGGTGAATTAAGAAATAAGTAGACGCTCGCCAGTAGCTCCCCTTAGCGAAGTCTTAAAAGTCCCCCTGATAAGGGGGATTTAGGGGGTTGATTATACATCGAAAGTGTATAAGATTAAGTATAGAATTCATCATAAATATATCTCCACTCAAAACTAGAAAGGAAATGGACAATGCTCGCAGACTTAAAATCTGAAGTCGAAGAAATGACCGATCGACTCCTAGAACTTAGGGGGCATCTTTGACTTAACAAATAAAGAAAAAGAACTCGATACCCTTCAAGAAGAAACGGCAAAACCCGAATTTTGGAATGATCCCCCAAACGCCCAAAAAATCACACAACGGGTCTCGAACCTGCGAGAAGATGTAGAAAAATATCGAAAACTCCACGCCCAGCTTGAAGACCTGCAACTGCTGCTTTCACTTGCTATTGAGGAAGATGACCAGACCGTAACAGAGGAAATTCAAGCCGATTTGAAAGGAATTACAGCAGAGGTTGAAGATATTGAATTTCAACTGATGCTCAGTGGCGAGCACGATCCGAACAATGCAATCCTGAGCATTCACCCCGGCGCCGGCGGGACGGAATCCCAAGACTGGGCAGCCATGCTGATGCGGATGCATCTCCGCTGGTGTGAAGCACATAACTACAAGACCGAAACCATCGAACTATTGCCCGGCGAAGAAGCCGGCATCAAGAGTGCAACAATTTTGGTCACCGGCGCATATGCCTACGGCTATCTTCGCGCGGAAGCGGGCATCCATCGTCTCGTGCGTCTCTCCCCCTTCGATTTTAATAATCGCCGCCACACCTCTTTTGCAGCGGTCGCCGTATCCCCCGAAATTAGTGACAACATTGATGTTGAGATCGATCCGGCAGATCTGCGCGTTGAAACCTACAGATCTGGCGGCGCCGGTGGGCAGCATGTCAACCGCACCGATTCAGCAGTCCGAATGACCCATCTACCCACCGGAATTGTCGCACAATGCCAAAACGAAAGGTCGCAGCACAAAAACCGTGATATGGCAATGAAGGTTTTACGGTCACGGGTCTATGAATACTTTCAAGCGCAACGAAACGAAGAAATCTCAAAGCTGCAAGGCGACCGGCTCGATATCAACTTCGGCAGCCAGATCCGCTCCTACGTGTTTCACCCCTACCGTCTCGTGAAGGATTTGCGAACGGGCGTTGAAACTGGAAACATCGATGCCGTTATGGATGGCGAACTAGATCCGTTTATTGAAAGCTACCTAAAAGACGCGAAAGCCGAAAAGAAATGAGGGAAACACACCCCCTGCAACAGTAGTTTTTTATTGCCGAAAGCCCATATACATGCTATACTAGCTTGTTAGCAATCTCTGTAAAGGAACATCCAATTGGAAGACTCAAGTACATTGATGGATCAGCGTCGAGAAAAGTTGGAAGAAATTCGTCAACTCGGCGTAGATCCATACGCTTACAAATATTCGCCGACCCATACAACCCAAGAAATCCGTGAACAATTTGCGGAGGTTGGAGATCAGCCAGACGAAACGAAATCGGTTCGCGTTGCTGGACGGATCATGACCAAGCGCGACCACGGCAAGAGCGGATTCGCACATCTGCAAGACGGGAGCGGACGTCTCCAGATCTATGTCCGCCAAAATGCGGTCGGGGAAGAAGCCTATCAAGTCTATAGAAAGCTGGATGTTGGCGACGTTATTGGTGTCGGCGGACCTGTTTTCCGCACCCGAACCGGCGAAATCACCGTGTTGGCGAGTGAAGTTGAACTCCTCGCCAAATCCCTTCGTCCTCCCCCTGAAAAATGGCACGGTCTACAGAATAAGGAGACACGGTACCGCCAGCGGTATGCGGATTTGATGATGAATCCCGACGTCATGCAGGTCTTCATCAATCGCACACAGATGATCCAAGCCGTCCGCGAATATCTCAATCAAGATGGTTTTATCGAAGTTGAAACACCCATTCTTCAACCGGTCTATGGAGGGGCAACAGCGCGTCCGTTCACCACGCACCACAACGCACTGGATATGCCGCTCTACCTCCGTATTGCGAATGAGTTGTACCTGAAACGACTCATCGTCGGCGGGTTCGATCGCGTCTATGAATTTTCGAGGGATTTTCGGAACGAGGGGATAGACCACGACCACAGTCCCGAATTTACGATGATTGAGCTGTATCAAGCGTACGCGGACTATGAAGATATGATGTGTTTGACCGAAAACCTACTTGCACACACCGCACAAACGGTCCTCGGCACCACACAGATCACCTATAAAGGCGAATCCATCTCACTCGATCCACCTTGGCGCAGATTAACGATGATTGAGTCGATCAAGGAAGAGGCTGACATTGATGTTGATGAATTGACCGACGAACAGCTACGTGATGCGGTGTTAGACGCTAGCGTTGATTTAGAAGGCGCAGCACCCAGAGGAAAACTTATCGCCGAACTCTTTGAGGCACACGTCGAACCAAATCTCGTTCAACCGACATTTATTTACGATTATCCCATCGAGATTTCACCATTCGCAAAAAAGAAGCGTGGGAGTGACCACTTCGTTGAACGGTTTGAGTTCTTTATCGCCCGCATGGAGATGGGCAACGCCTTTAGCGAGTTAAACGATCCAATAGACCAACGTGAACGATT from Candidatus Poribacteria bacterium harbors:
- the lnt gene encoding apolipoprotein N-acyltransferase, producing MLIKRYQTWILAGISGILLILSFPSFNLYPLAWISLIPLLIALQSTSTWKSAFLHGYLTGAIFFLGLIYWIALLYPFANIFLTTFACLLLAGYLAVYFGIFSVLLHGLPWKSGLPFIFTVSTIWIGLEWVCSWFLTGFPWGSMGYTQWNNLPAIQIASITGVHGVSFIVVLLNTTIADIIHTHFISKNQSTTSKTSVAATKGKAFVSSLLRFTHHASRFIPIVIVIACLIYGAQVLSKPIKTASDVKIALVPGNVPQIEKWDRAYWSQIFERYMNLVKAADTEEPDLIILPETALRGEIFVLEGNVYLPRLKQILEEQQIYLLTGLADYTAAPKIYNSVHLLSPTGEKLGSYSKMHLVPFGEYVPITRHLPNFIQLPTGFEAGKSIDLFPIPNSENRQMGAVICFESVFPDLFRKFVKKGASVMGILTNDAWFDGTAAPEQHLAMAPFRAVENRVAVFRCANGGISCIIDALGRTTAPPIQANDTENFLVARIPLSNHGGTVYTRYGDWFPILCFLVSGLIILYHHRTWIAAKLRRDDTT
- the prfB gene encoding peptide chain release factor 2 (programmed frameshift); the encoded protein is MLADLKSEVEEMTDRLLELRGHLDLTNKEKELDTLQEETAKPEFWNDPPNAQKITQRVSNLREDVEKYRKLHAQLEDLQLLLSLAIEEDDQTVTEEIQADLKGITAEVEDIEFQLMLSGEHDPNNAILSIHPGAGGTESQDWAAMLMRMHLRWCEAHNYKTETIELLPGEEAGIKSATILVTGAYAYGYLRAEAGIHRLVRLSPFDFNNRRHTSFAAVAVSPEISDNIDVEIDPADLRVETYRSGGAGGQHVNRTDSAVRMTHLPTGIVAQCQNERSQHKNRDMAMKVLRSRVYEYFQAQRNEEISKLQGDRLDINFGSQIRSYVFHPYRLVKDLRTGVETGNIDAVMDGELDPFIESYLKDAKAEKK
- the lysS gene encoding lysine--tRNA ligase; translation: MDQRREKLEEIRQLGVDPYAYKYSPTHTTQEIREQFAEVGDQPDETKSVRVAGRIMTKRDHGKSGFAHLQDGSGRLQIYVRQNAVGEEAYQVYRKLDVGDVIGVGGPVFRTRTGEITVLASEVELLAKSLRPPPEKWHGLQNKETRYRQRYADLMMNPDVMQVFINRTQMIQAVREYLNQDGFIEVETPILQPVYGGATARPFTTHHNALDMPLYLRIANELYLKRLIVGGFDRVYEFSRDFRNEGIDHDHSPEFTMIELYQAYADYEDMMCLTENLLAHTAQTVLGTTQITYKGESISLDPPWRRLTMIESIKEEADIDVDELTDEQLRDAVLDASVDLEGAAPRGKLIAELFEAHVEPNLVQPTFIYDYPIEISPFAKKKRGSDHFVERFEFFIARMEMGNAFSELNDPIDQRERFIEGAKQAEDEEDALMIDEDYLRALEYGMPPTGGLGFGIDRLAMLLMDQNSIRDVILFPQMRPERSD